In the Acidobacteriota bacterium genome, CGGCCACTACCGCAGCCGGCCGATCGAGTCGATCGTCCAGGAAGCGCACCAGTTGGCCGCCCAGGGGGTGAAAGAACTGCTGCTGATCTCGCAGGACTCGACCTTTTACGGCATCGACCGCGGCGAACGCGGCGCGCTGCCGAAACTGCTGCGCGCGCTGAACGGCGTCGACGGCATCGAGTGGATTCGCCTGCTGTATCTCTACCCCACCACCATCACCGGCGAGGTGATCGACGCCGTCGCCGACCTCGACAAGGTGGTCAAGTACATCGACCTGCCGCTGCAGCACGCGTCCGATGCGGTGCTCAAGCGCATGAAGCGGCCGGGCACGCGCAAGTCGTACGTGCGCCTGCTCGAAAACATCCGCGCCCGCATCCCCAACGTCGCCCTGCGCACCACCTTCATCGTCGGCTTCCCCGGCGAGACGGCCGACGACTTCGCCGAACTCGAGGGCTTCATTACCGAGATTGGCTTCGACCACGTCGGTGTCTTCACGTATTCGCACGAGGAAGGCACCTCGGCCCACGACCTGGCCGATGACGTGCCCGCGGCCACCAAGAAGAAGCGCCAGAACGCCCTGATGGCCCGGCAGAAGAAGATCGTGGCGGCCCGCCAGAAACGCCGGCTCGGCGAACAGACCCGGCTGGTGGTGGACGGCCCGTCGCCAGAGCATGAGCTGGTCCTGCAGGGCCGGCTGCCCGGCCAGGCCCCCGAAATCGACCCCGTGGTCTACCTGACCGACTGCGACCCTTCGGCGTTCCCGATGGGGTCGTTCGTCGACGTGGAAATCGTCGGCGCCGAGGGCTACGACCTGGTCGCCCGCCCCCTGTAGAACCCCCGGGCTTGAACCCCCGGGCTTGAACCTCCGGGCTTGAACCCGGTGAAAACCACAGTTCTTTCCCCGTGTTACACTATGAGGTCGGTTCTTAGTCTGGGTTAACCAGAGTGGGCCTTTTAGCCCACTCTTTGTGTTTTATAGGGGGCTTTTTTGAGCCCGCTCGAACGCGTCCGAGAGATGGCGACCCGGGTGGCCGGGGCCTACGGCCTCGACATTTTCGACGTCGTGTTGAAGCGAGAAGGTGGCCAGCAGGTGCTGCGGGTCATCGTCGATCGGCCGGGGCCTGCGTCCAAGCCGGAAGAAAGCGTGAGCATCGAAGATTGCGCGCGCGTCGCCGAAGAGTTGAGCACGATGCTCGACGTCGAAGACGTGATTCCGAGCGGCTACACCTTCGAGGTGTCGTCGCCGGGACTGGACCGGCCCCTGCGTCACGCCGACGACTACCGGCGGTTTGCCGGGCGGTGGGCCAAGGTCGTGACCTCGCAGCCGGTCGAACGCCAAACCGCGTTCGTCGGCCGGCTGAAAGGTGTCGAGGGCGACAACGTGTTGTTTGAGTCGGAGGGCAAGAAGCTGATGAGGCTGCCGTTGCAGTTGATCAAGCGAGCCCATCTCGACCTTGAGTTTTAATGTTCCTGCGGGGCGCTCCGCTGTCGCGCCCCGGCATGCATAGCTGAAGACCGAAATCATGACCACCAACCCGTTAATGCAGACGATCGAGGCGCTGGCCAAGGAAAAGAACATCGAGCCGGATGTTGTCATCCAGGCGATGGAAGAAGCCGTGGTGACCGCGTCGCGCAAGTTCTACAAGGGCGGCGAGGAGCTCAAGGCGAAGTTCAACCCCGACAACGGGCAGATTGAACTGTTCGCGCTCAAGACGATCGTCGACGAGGTGACCAACCCCGACCTGGAGATCTCCATGGCCGAGGCCAAGGGCATCTACGGCGACGACGCCGGCGTCGAGGTGGGCGACCAGCTCGAGTTCCAGAAGCGCACCGACGTGCTCGGCCGCATTGCCGCGCAGACCGCCAAGCAGGTGATCTTCCAGAAGGTCCGCGAGGCCGAGCGCGAGAAGGTCTACGACGAGTACAACCAGCGCGTCGGCGACGTGATGAACGGCCTGGTCAAGCGCTTCGAGCAGGGCGACATCATTGTCGAAGTCGGCCGTGTCGAGGCGGTGCTGCCGCGCAAGGAACAGTCGCGCGCCGAAAGCTACGCCCAGGGCGACCGCGTCCGCGCCGTCATCCGCGGCGTCAGCAAGAGCGCCAAGGGCCCGCAGATCGTGCTGTCGCGCACCGACCCGGCCCTGCTGATCAAGTTGTTCGAGCAGGAAGTGCCCGAGATTTACGACGGCACCGTGATGATCCGCGGCGCCGTGCGCGAAGCCGGCGATCGCGCCAAGGTCGCGGTCTACTCGCGCGAGCGCGACGTCGACCCGGTAGGCGCCTGCGTCGGCATGAAGGGCACCCGCGTGCAGGCCATCATCCGCGAGTTGCGCGGCGAGAAGATCGACATCGTCGACTTCTCGGACGACCCGGTGCAGTTCGTGATGAACGCGCTCAGCCCGGCCAAGGTGCAGCGCGTCACCATCGTCAGCGACGTCGACAAGGTGATGGAAGTGGTGGTCGAAGACAGCCAGCTGTCGCTCGCCATCGGCAAGAAGGGCCAGAACGTGCGGTTGGCGGCGAAGCTGACCGGCTGGCGCATCGACATCAAGAGCGAAGAAGAGAAGCGCAAGGAAGTCGAAGCGGAGTTCGGCGCCATCGAGGCCGCCAGCGCCGAAACCGACGCCCCCGTCGAGGGGGAGGCCGCAGCGGTTGAGGGCGAGCCCGCCACCGCCGACGTGGTCGCCGACGAGCCGGCTGCCGGTGGCGGGACTGAAGTCCCGCCTCTAGGATCAGAAACAAAGTAGTCGAGACCAGAGGAAAACGCGCTTGTCCACTGTCAGGATTTACAAGGTCGCAGAGCTGCTGAACACTACCTCGGTCGAGGTGTTGGCGCTGCTCAAGAAGGCCCACGGCATCGAGCTCAAGAGCGCGTCGAGCACGCTCGAGGAGATCGTCGCGCGGCAGTTCGTGGATCGTCTCGCCAAGCAGCGCAACATCACGCTGCCCAAAGGGGACATCTTCTCGGAGCAGGCTACGCAGGCCGTGAAGACCGCCGCCAAGTCGAAGGCCACCGGCGGCAAGAAAGGCGTTGCGGCGCCCGAGCCGGCCAAGCCGGCCGTGCCGACGCTGGCTCCGCCGCGCCTGATCAAGAAGGCCAAGCCCGCCGACGCGCCGGTCGAGGACCATCACGTCGAGGCCCCGGCGGTCGAGATGCCGGCGCCGCCGCATTCGGGAACACTGCCACCGCCCGTCGTCGAGCCCGAGCCGGTGATTGCCGCCGCCGCGCCCGAGCCGGTGATCGAAGCGCCCGCGCCCGTATCCGAACCGGAACCCGCGCCGGCCGCCGAGCCCGAGCCGGCGATCGCGGCCGCCCCGGCCGAGGCGCCCACGCCCGCTCGCCAGGAAGCGCGGTTCGTCCCGCCAAGCATCAGGCTGCGCGTCGAAGAACCCGGCAAGGCGCCGCCGAGCGCGCCGCCTCTGCAGCCCAAGCGTCAGCTCGTGCCGCAGCCGCCCCGCGTGGCAGCGGGTGCGCCCAAGGCGCCACTGCCCGCGGCCACCGGCAATCTCGCCCGCCCGGCCGGCCAGCGTCCGGCCTACGGACCGCAGCGTCCGGTCAGCAACACCGCCGCCATGCTTGGCGGACCGCGGCCGCTGCCGTCGCAACCGGTGCGCCCCAGCACGGGGCTGCCGCCGCGGCCCGGCATGCCAGGCATGCGTCCCGGGGGTTATCGTCCCCAGTATCAGCAGCGCCCGACGGGCCGCACCTCGTCGCAGCGCCGTGACGCCGCGCGCCCACAGGCGCCGGCGCCGGTGGTGCCGCCTCCGCCCATCACGCGCACCATCACCTTCTCTGAAGGCATGACGGTGAAGGACCTGGCGGATCGTCTCGAGATCCGCGTCAAGGACGCGCTCAAGGCGCTGCTCGATCGCCGCCTGATGATGACCATCAACTCGGCCATCGACCTCGACACCGCCAAGATGCTCGCCGCCAGCTTCGGTGCCGAGATCCAGACCCGCAGCTTCGAGCAGGAAATCATCGAAGAGAGCGACAAGACCGCCAACCCTGAAGACCTGGTCACCCGCTGGCCGGTCGTCACCATCATGGGTCACGTCGATCACGGCAAGACGACGCTGCTCGACGCGATTCGTACGACTCGGGTCGCCGAACGCGAAGCCGGCGGCATCACCCAGCACATCGGCGCCTATCTCGTCAGCGCCGGCGAGAAGACCGGCAAGCAGATCGTGTTCCTCGACACCCCCGGCCACTCGGCCTTCACCATGATGCGCGCCCGCGGCGCCAAGGTGACCGACGTGGTGGTGCTGGTGGTGGCGGCCGACGATGGCGTCATGCCGCAGACCCGGGAAGCGATCGACCACGCCGTGGCCGCGA is a window encoding:
- the infB gene encoding translation initiation factor IF-2; amino-acid sequence: MSTVRIYKVAELLNTTSVEVLALLKKAHGIELKSASSTLEEIVARQFVDRLAKQRNITLPKGDIFSEQATQAVKTAAKSKATGGKKGVAAPEPAKPAVPTLAPPRLIKKAKPADAPVEDHHVEAPAVEMPAPPHSGTLPPPVVEPEPVIAAAAPEPVIEAPAPVSEPEPAPAAEPEPAIAAAPAEAPTPARQEARFVPPSIRLRVEEPGKAPPSAPPLQPKRQLVPQPPRVAAGAPKAPLPAATGNLARPAGQRPAYGPQRPVSNTAAMLGGPRPLPSQPVRPSTGLPPRPGMPGMRPGGYRPQYQQRPTGRTSSQRRDAARPQAPAPVVPPPPITRTITFSEGMTVKDLADRLEIRVKDALKALLDRRLMMTINSAIDLDTAKMLAASFGAEIQTRSFEQEIIEESDKTANPEDLVTRWPVVTIMGHVDHGKTTLLDAIRTTRVAEREAGGITQHIGAYLVSAGEKTGKQIVFLDTPGHSAFTMMRARGAKVTDVVVLVVAADDGVMPQTREAIDHAVAANVKIIVAVNKIDKPGANPETVKRQLTELGLMPEDWGGSTVFVEVSAKKKQNLEGLLEMILLVTEIDDLKANPKRSAIGTVLETKLDRGRGPVATVLVQDGTLRVGDNVIAGPVVGKVRALIDDRGRSIKVAGPSTPVELLGLESLPSPGDSFQMVADPAKARQIATFRQGQAKEKSLGAKGSRMTLESLQASLAEGGAKELALIIKADVQGSAEVLADTLVKLTDEKTKIKIIHSGVGAINESDVLLASASSAIVIGFNVKPDRNAADVADREKVDIRYHTVIYHVTDEIKLAMAGLLDPTFKEARIGAATVRETFKVPKIGTIAGCMVNEGVIKRSGDAQARLLRDNVELWTGKIASLKRFKDDVGEVKTGFECGIGLQGYNDLKVGDVIEVFHMERVAQAV
- the nusA gene encoding transcription termination factor NusA gives rise to the protein MTTNPLMQTIEALAKEKNIEPDVVIQAMEEAVVTASRKFYKGGEELKAKFNPDNGQIELFALKTIVDEVTNPDLEISMAEAKGIYGDDAGVEVGDQLEFQKRTDVLGRIAAQTAKQVIFQKVREAEREKVYDEYNQRVGDVMNGLVKRFEQGDIIVEVGRVEAVLPRKEQSRAESYAQGDRVRAVIRGVSKSAKGPQIVLSRTDPALLIKLFEQEVPEIYDGTVMIRGAVREAGDRAKVAVYSRERDVDPVGACVGMKGTRVQAIIRELRGEKIDIVDFSDDPVQFVMNALSPAKVQRVTIVSDVDKVMEVVVEDSQLSLAIGKKGQNVRLAAKLTGWRIDIKSEEEKRKEVEAEFGAIEAASAETDAPVEGEAAAVEGEPATADVVADEPAAGGGTEVPPLGSETK
- the rimP gene encoding ribosome maturation factor RimP translates to MSPLERVREMATRVAGAYGLDIFDVVLKREGGQQVLRVIVDRPGPASKPEESVSIEDCARVAEELSTMLDVEDVIPSGYTFEVSSPGLDRPLRHADDYRRFAGRWAKVVTSQPVERQTAFVGRLKGVEGDNVLFESEGKKLMRLPLQLIKRAHLDLEF
- the rimO gene encoding 30S ribosomal protein S12 methylthiotransferase RimO; translated protein: MKIGFVSLGCPKNLVDSEVMLGMAEKEGHEITADASQADVLVVNTCAFIDRAKQESIDTILEMAELKKQVAGRKLVVTGCMAERYRDELKLEIPEIDAIYGTGEVEGLAGFMSGVGSRESGVGSGVAIPMTFHKKPVFGVDLPTYLYDASTPRKRVTPGHYAYVKIAEGCDYKCAFCIIPKMRGHYRSRPIESIVQEAHQLAAQGVKELLLISQDSTFYGIDRGERGALPKLLRALNGVDGIEWIRLLYLYPTTITGEVIDAVADLDKVVKYIDLPLQHASDAVLKRMKRPGTRKSYVRLLENIRARIPNVALRTTFIVGFPGETADDFAELEGFITEIGFDHVGVFTYSHEEGTSAHDLADDVPAATKKKRQNALMARQKKIVAARQKRRLGEQTRLVVDGPSPEHELVLQGRLPGQAPEIDPVVYLTDCDPSAFPMGSFVDVEIVGAEGYDLVARPL